A region of the Primulina eburnea isolate SZY01 chromosome 7, ASM2296580v1, whole genome shotgun sequence genome:
AAGAGGcaacaacaccaaaataataATCAGCCAAACAAGAAAACATATACGGGTCCTCCTAAACCTCAATTGTCGCCAAAGCCTCAGGGTCAAGCCAAGAAGCAAGGACAGAAAAAGCCACAAATCCTAGAGCACCAAAGCCTGCTGAGAGGCAACCATGCAAGGAAAGCAATCGCTTACATCTTGGCAAATGTGAATGGGGGACATTCAAGTGTTTCTACTACAAGGAAAATAGGCATAAGGCTGTTGATTGCCTGAAGAGGAAATCACTTACTATGGGACGAGCATATGTTATAAATGCAGAGGAAGCTGAAGAGGAGGCAGACACTACTCTTATCACGtgtaacctagtcatttaacatttttatacatCTTTTATtacatgaaatgttaaattggttactAGAATTGAATTTGGGATCAAGTTTAACCTAGTgaaaattaggttgcatgttctacttAGTTGGAACTTAAGATATGATTTTAGAAACCATATAATTGGTATTGAATTTTGTGCCTTATTTTATGTAAAGGATGAATTAattccaaataaaaagttttagggccaaaattaaagaaaaatcatAATGAAGGGTTGTAAGGGGGTTTCGAAATTTATTGAGGGGTCTAagtgcaatttttgaaaattgtaagGGCCATAATGCAATTAAACAAAAGTTTATGGACCTAGGTGAAATTTCCGAATTCTTAAGGgtcaaaaatgtaatttttaaaacttaagACCAAAAtgaaaaattcgaaaatataaggatcaattgcaaatattcaaaaatttagggactaaaatgcaaatttcgaaaatgGAAGGGCTAAAAtgcaatttttcaagaaatgcttAAGTTCAACACATAATCTTCACATAACTTTGGGAAATTAATGATAGAAATTCGATATAAAAGACATTTTCGCCGCAGGGAGGATTATCATTCAATGTGTGACAACCTATGCACTACTACATTCgggagctacacattctttcATATCTGAAACCTACATCAAAAGATTTAATAATACTCCTAAAtatatgggtttgggtttcaaattttcttttccttccggtgatcaaatgctcacatctaaaattttcaagaatccggagcttcgtttattcaaaGATGTAGTTCGAGCATATCTTATTGTGCTTCATATGCCTGAATTTGATATTATTCTCgggatggattggttatcaACAAATGGAGCTTTGATTGATTTCCGTCAGCGATCAGTGTCTATTAGACCACCtagtggtaaatcttttgtctttgaggcggCGAGAAACAAACAAATGCCTTTcattatctcttgtctatgtgcgagGAAACTTATTAAACATGGATGTCAAGTTTTTATAGCATGTGTCACTACCACACATGCTCCTATCAGTCAGAAATTGGAAAATGTTGAtattgtcagagattttcctTGCGTCTTTCTCGGtgacgtttctggcattccacctGATCGTGAGGTGGAATTCTCTATTGAAATAATGCCGGGCACAGTACCTATCTCTAGTGTgccttatcgtctagcacctgctgaaatgaaagaattaaaataacaaatccaagaattgctagataagggttttattTGCCTAGTTATTCTCCATGGAGCGTACCTgtattgtttgtgaagaagaaagatggccGTCTACGTCTATGCATTGATTACCGAGAGCTTAATAGGGTCaccatcaagaataagtatccactgccaagaattgaagacttatttgatcagttacaaggATCAGCGATATTTTCCAAAATTTATCTGTGTTCtagataccatcaattgaaggTAAAAGAATATGATGTTCACAAGACATCGTTTCGTACTAGATATGTGCACTACGaatttatggtcatgccattcggtctgaccaatgcgccaacaatcttcatggatcttatgaatcgGTATTTCAGCAGTAcctggatcagtttattatagtcttcattgatgatatattaatctattccaagagcagagaTGAGCACAGTCGTCAATTGAAGACAACACTGCAAGTACTGCAAAATAGAAAGTTATAtgcgaaattcagtaagtgcgagttctggctcGATCAagggcattcttaggccacattatcTCTAGCAATGGCGTTGAAGtcgatccaagtaaagttgaggcagtgAATTCAACCTtggaaatttaattacttttattgacttttatagagtttaaaAGTCTAGAGGTATTGAATATAgacttttataaactttatAAAAGTTTTGTGGTATCCAAACTAGATTTTTCTAGAGTCATGAAAAATATAGTGGtattcaaacttgactttttaaaaatctataaaaatcTATAGGTATCCAATATTTCCATAGATTTACAATGATTCTAATATAATTATCTATGTACAAACCTTAAAACTCTAGGTACAACTATAAAAACTCAAAAATTGTCTTCTACTCACCTTAGAGATTTTGGTAGACTTTTAATAGAATAAAAAGACACCATTTTGTCATTCTCACCCATATATCTCTCTTTCTCACTCAAAAGACAGTGTTTTCTCCTCTCTAAAGACAAATCGAGGgtttctccaaatttcaaaggTATGAATCTTTTCTTGAATCGTTATTGATTtgattacaaatatatattatgATTTCTATATATTCAAATCATGGTGAGTTGATGGATTTTCCACGAATCTGAGAGAAAAAAAGATGGCGTCATTTGAAAGAATACTTGAGAAGCTTTCTGGTCGTTGGTATACTATCTGTTATAGCAATTCATATGTTATAGTTCTTTTCATAAAATACTTACATACATCTAATCTAGAGGTGTTCAACTAATGTTTTGTTAGTTTTAGATACAAATTCAAACCAAATCATATCGTATCAATTATATTGCtagataaattaaaattaattcaataattttaataatatttcaacaaTTTCATAAGGAAAAGAATAGCTTTCGTCAAAATTAGTTATAATTGAGAAAGTAGTACAATTATTTTGAATAGCACCCAATCGATTCTTCCAATGTATCATTTCTGGGTCCAATGGAATTCATAAGTATAGGAAGAAGCCCCCTCAAATAGAGATtctttctttcgaccatatTTCGATTGTTAATATGATATATAAGGACCGCTACTACAAACAGTATTACACCCTTGATCGTGAAATATCGATTGCTTGTTGAACCCTGCGAATTGCGTGAAAGTAGGATACTCAAAATTCGAGGGTCAAAGAGTTTTAGAAAACGTTCTTGGTGGAAAAAAATGTGAATGAATGAGCTGTCCCGTAATAAAACCAGttgtgaaataatatatttatttgccAAACACAGTGTGCTTAGCGCATAGCGACGTGTAAAGATGTCATATTTTCATCTTATAGGTTAGGATCACCAAAaggccaaataaataaaaataagtaaAATTACCTtgggaaaaaagaaaagaaaaaaaaaaagagaatatgttatttatgttaaataagtaaataagtaaatttatttcaaaGTAAACATGTTATTTATGTTAAATAATTACTAGTTTgaagaaataatatatattgaaattttgattttgttaaattgaattgtaattttttttacaaaaagtcTACAAAAGTCTAAAAATATCTATCAAAATCTTACAAAAAGTCTACAAAAGTCCATGAAATTCTGTTTAcaaatctgtgagattctacAAAAGTCAGTAAAAATCTACCAAATCCATGGAAATCTATCTTTTAAAAAAAGTCATTGAAAGTCATTAAATCTCTACGTTGAATACACCCCACTAAGAGTGTTACCaagattcgcagtttcttgggactagctggctattatcgcaagtttattcagggattctcatcTATAGTGGTACCTATTACCGCCTCaacaaagaagaatgcaaagtttgtatgggacccgagtgtcaagacagttttgacaagttgaagcaagccttgatatcagcGCCAGTGTTATCTATGCCATCGAGGCATGGAgagtatgttctttataccgacTGATGCAAAATGACCAAGTTATAACCTATGCATCGAGAAAGTTGAAAATTCATGAGAAAAAAAACCCTACttatgatcttgagcttgcaacagtggtttttgcattgaagatttggagacactgcttatatggggagaagtgcaaaatattcaccgatcataaaagtttgaaataattcttcacccaaaaataactgaacatgagacatcgtagatggcttgagttagtaaaggactatgattgtgactttagctaccatccgggaaaagctaatgtagtagCAGACACATTGAGTAGAAAAGCAGCAGTTATCACTAATCTATCACTTCAAAGAATGTTGTGGTATGAGATACATCGATTTGAGTTTACAgtgtatgctaggggcgaggcccctaatcttgccacattatcagTACAGTCGATCTTGAGAGATAGAATTCGTGATGGGCTGTCTACCAATGAGcaattgcaaaagtggagagcaagagatgaagccaagggccggaaGTTATATTTAGAGGTAGATggtgtaaaggcccgtatttcgtattcataattttgcggaattattaaaatttttctaaataaataaataaataattttcccaatttataaaataaacatgtaaataattttaactttaaaataacagcgaaAACAAATATTGATTTCAAACAAACTGTTTAAAAttaatccaacgtaaacatcaacttaaaataatccaacgtattaaaattgagtttgaataataaaaggtgcataaactaaatcatgaggtcctcgggtttactactgctgtcccaagatcgctaaCTGGTCTCCGCCCacagtctcgacctcatcaatacctacaacaatcaagtctagggagtctaaagactcaacatgtatatatcgtgaataacaagtaatatatataataaaatcccatgcaacgtaaaaatatggtatcgtaaagcgtacggtgaaaatcgtatcatgaataattataactacgtgcatatctgaaaatcatacgtaaaagctttgctcaatagagctctgacatttcatattataattttctggtagagataatgttcctaagcaagtggcccataacataacgtaagcgcctgatcagactaaaccacagtatactgggcggtaaatatcaatcacagcccttggactggatgtccgtacccatacataatcataaaccggtcgtaagtcaccgggccgagaggtcctcggttgcgcctaccgacttccaaacccataaacgtaaggtggccacaagacatatagcatatatctcaaaaataaacattttatatttttatgcacgtaatataattatcaccttatttttaccggatgagttggatcgttcccaggcttgctgcgacttactactaatatgtgacacatgcaataaatcttaacttaacaaaattttaacaatataaccaaaaacgagacgattcggaccaacaacttgatttttaaccatggcttcgtaccaacccgaaccaacattaaaccgacgtttaatcatgattaaaaataccccaaacatactgaaaaatatgcataataactgtaaaacacgaaaataggtgaaagaaatccaaaaacataaaacactctttcgagagtcattttggcaccttttaccgtaaattctcgtacgacctctaaactcgaccgaatcacgaacggccaaaaacatgactttcctaactcattgaggtactgtccagtccaaggccatgggctaaaagccagccaagaactcaaaccaacCTCATGAACCGAACAGCAAGTTGCTATCAAATTACAGTAGGAGCAGCTTGTGTATTTGAGGGtaaattctgaaatttaatgaccaagggcttgaaccaccacccaaagactcttaccaacatcctaaggcatgacttggaccatggctaagggctaaaagccaaccacaacccaagCAAATACCTATGACAAATCACAGCTCCAACCCAAGACACAAAATTCTGTATTGTGATGTTTTTGCACTAACTTGCTGTCTTGTATCATTTCCAGTGGTCCTATAATCGACCATGGATCAATCTAGACATGATgaagtgttgtatgaaccatagctatgggctagaagccaaaCATAATCCAGACAACACCCAAAAACCGAACTCACACTCACACAGAAATCAGATTTTTGAAAAATCGATGGGCCCTTGTCATGTTTATGTAAAAATCCCAAGGATCCGTGAACCAAGCttgaaaaaaattgttttggtcacgtcctagacatgatatGGAAGGGTTCTAAAACCCTGGGACTTTCCTTATTGAAGCGAACGTCGCACCCTTACGTAtccttaatgcttaattaatactagcgtataaaacttaataagttagcccatggtagcattagactaactctaataaatcaatttcacttataacccatagaattctagaatccccatatcaagcttttagatttcttacttgataaaaaaaatcttaatattcatcaattgataaattatattgaacacaactatttcccttttatttttatttcgctcaaaatttccgtatgaacaaatatcccataaatttgaaattcaaacttacctaatccaaatagctttgaataaaataattccaatacgcatattccattcatccgggAAGCACGAAGATGTATAAAAATTTAcagttgttatattggtggTCAGGCATGAAGAGAAACATTTTgagatttgtatccgagtgtttgacttgtcagcaagtaaaagcagagcatcaaagaccagcgGGGAAAATTAAgccacttcctattcccgagtgtaaatgagaaaatattactatggactttgttgtgggaTTGCGAAAGACTATTAAGGGATTCAATGTCATATGAGTGATAgtggatcgtcttacgaaaaaaacacattttctacctattaagatgacattcaccatgattcagtatgcagagttgtatattcaagagatagttcgtctgcatgggattcctgTATCTATTATTTCTGACAAAGATCCGAGATTCACGTCATCTTTTTGGAAAAGTCTGCATGCAGCGATTTTTTGGGGGCTAAGTTATTATTCAGTACCGCATTCCATCCTCAAAACGATGGTTAGTCTGAAAGAGTTGTAAAAATATTGGAAGATCTACTGCAAGCAAgtgttattgatttccaaggaagttgGGAACCTaaattacctctagtggagttcacatacaataatagctatcaaacatCAATCGGGATGGATATTTTtgaagcactttatggaagaaaatgtagatctcctattcattggaaCTAGGTTGGTGAAAGAAGAGAGATTGGTTCCggatgtgattgaagagactGCCGAGCTTGTAGTCAATATTaatgagagaatgaagactgcacaaagccgacaaaagagttatgctgacaagagacgaagagacttagagtttgcagcGGGAGACCATGTATTTGTGCAAATAgtacctatgaagggtgttatgcgttTTGGAAAGAAGGGAAAACTTAGTCTAAGATTTATTGTtccgttcgagattttggaaagggttgggacactagcttatagagtggcattgccaccgatgctttctggagttcacaatgtgtttctcATTTCGATGATGCGAAAGTACAGGTCgaatccatcacatgtactaaaTTATGAACCTTTACAATTGACTCCAAATATGACATATGAagaaagacctgtccaaatctTGGCAAGGCAAGAAAGAAGACTGCGACACAAAGTCATTCCAAtagtcaaggtcaagtggctgaatcactcggaagatTGACTCACCAATACCACTTAATTTCACATTCTCAGTTCAATCTCATAAGTGTAGAAAATAGTTTTACAAATGTCGCCTTTCACTTGACTCTTAAAGCATTGTTCCGGGTGATGAAATGCAAAGGCCATAGTGATTAGCATAGCAGGATATCAGCATATAATGCCAGCACATCTATCTTATAGCCGATGTGGAAAAATTTCATGTCTCTCTGCACTTGCACTTTTCTTTTTcagtgaaagattatgactttTCTTCTGTTTTGCTTTTCCTGACACATGAAGTTTCCTTGTCGTTCTTGACAATTATTTTCTTTGGAATTTTGTAGGATGCTACTGCAAATGATATTCCACGTGAGACCTTTGATGTGAAAGGTTATTCGACGTTCTATTTCATATCATCTAGTGGAAATGTGGTGCAGTATGATGGAGATAGGACCAAAGATGATATGGTAGATTTCATTCAGAAGCACCGAAATACAGTTGCAAAACAGAGGAGTTATGAAGTAGGTACTGGAAGTTCATATATTCATGCTCATTCTTTCACATTACGGGTTGGCCGGTCATTTATTGTCGAGCACAATGGATGAATATTCTCTCTATACCTCTCTTATTACAGAAATCTGATTTCCACCCAATTCCTAGTGCTTCCTTCAGAAGAACTCACCATccatgaaaataatattttcaccAGCCAAAACAAAAATGACGAATCGAGGTTGGATTTACGACACTCCTCCAAGACAACTTGAGCCCATGACCAATGAGATCATAAGCGTATATGTTTACCAAAGATATCTCATTTCTGTTTTGCAGGTGGATCATCATCTTCTCCGCTTCATAACGTTCTTAAGCAGATTGGTGGCCTTAAATCTTTAAATTCTTCCAGGTATTTGGTGAACTTTTCAAGTACAAAGTACAAACAAAATCCCTCAACTGTCCAACTATCCTCCAGCTCCAGAGAAATTCACTTCTCCCATTTACCGAGTGCGACAATTGTTCTTTTCATCTTCAATTTAGAGTAAGCTTTTTGATTAATCTGTGCAACTTCTTATACAGACTGTTTTGTGATTTAGAGATTGCATAGCTCACGTAGTAACTTATTAAATGCTACCTAACTCAAGAGttcaattatttcaaaaattatgGTTTCTTGTCGAATAATGTCACTTCGAATATTTCAGTTTGATTTAGCATATACATTTGTTGTTTAAAAAAGTAAGAtcataaatttcaaatctacTTCTTATATATTATAAGATTATATGTTAATAAAAACGAACTTCAAGATAATCAATAATTAtgtcatttgaaatttattttatatattatcaaTGTGTAAATAAGTaagttgattttagttttaatACTTCATTTCTtcgtaaataataaaattaatcgaAGTATgtggatttcaaattcatcacCTCTAGCACATCGTTATCTTTTACTTAAACAAATATTCACGGGAAATGTAGGGTCCGATTTCGGCAAGTGTCACTAGTCTAGATGCAGGTTTCGAGATTGCCATGAGCCTGAAATCACTGTTAGAAGGGGGCCAGGAGGATGTCTCGGCGTAGCCCATCCGACTTTCAAGTCAGAGATTGAGGATATAAGTGGAGAGCAGTTAAGGTTGctgctgaaaaataatatattgaatGAATGAATTAAACATTAAAATCTAATATTTATAGGGAAATACCTAGGCCCGTCATGGGCCAACCTTTTATTCGGGCTAGAGATAGGCCACGGGCCATCTATGGGTATCAATAAAGTATCATaaatcttgaattttttttttttccatttttttttcttccaatCCTACCAATTTCGCAAACAAAATTTAATTTGGATAGCTCAATTGCATAACAGCAAACTAATTGAAGAGTAAAAACAATTATCGATTGCATTAATAGTTGAATAAGAAATATATACGTATACATGATGATCATCAACTGCAAATTTCCGTCCAACATATCGAGCACCTCAGACGCTGTTGGTCTTTGAGGCCCGTTCTCCTTTGCATAAAATACCAACTTGGATGCAACGTTGCTCCCCGCCAACGTTGACATCCTGAATCGATCCATCCACCAAATCCATTATTTCGCCATCATCCCACGGACTCTGTGCCTGAACACAGCATGATAAAAAACTGGTTTTAAGCAATCGAGTTTGGCCATGATTAGGCCGCATAAGGACCCGATGCTAATGACATATCAATTGTCTAAAATACTGAATTATATTTTATCTTCGAAAATATGCACGTGAGCTTCGTTCACAAAATGAATAAGAAAAAGTGTTAATTAAGAGGAGAAATAAATTAGTAAATTTGGATATGGGTGGAGGAGACATCTCGAGCCATCCATCATATGTGTTTCTGTTGTTGGTACCTTGTGTCCTTCTCGAAATTCTGGAAATGTCCTTCTCGAAATTCTGGAAACAACAACTATTCTTAAGTCGAGGCAAGGATAAATCCTTTATCCGCAAGACGATATTGTCCGTATACTAGTGCTTTATGTTAACAGCAATCGTCCCTAAGATACAACGACTCCTATCTAGAGTAGTGCACAACAAACTCTAGACTTCGACGAACAAAGAAATGCAAGATCTTTCAAGTGTGTATGAACGAAAATCTGCAGCAATATGGAGAAGAAATTCGATGCAACAAAAGTGTGTAAATGAATGCATGTAAGGGATATATATAGAGCATCAAAGATTGTCTTGAATGAACACAATATTTCGTGCAAAGATGCAACTTTTGATGAGTAGCCATCTTGTTTCGGTGAAAGGACGCCTTGTTCTTATTCCGCACAGCAgtgcgcgcgcggctgcgcgacATCATGCGTGGCCGCGCGCTGCCTTCTGTTCGCGTGCATCCGCGCAAGGGCGCACCAGCTTCTGTTTGGACACCAACAAAATTTATTCCTTCAAATAATTTTAGTCCAAAAAGATTAATATCGGTCAAAGACCTCACCTCACCGCACCGAGCCGGGTCGGGCGGGCGCGCGTGTGTGTTTAATTCACCGAGACCTAGCCTTGTAGCGTCTCCCCCTTTCTAAAATCTTTGGTACCCCTTGGGGCCCAAACCCTTAGTCCACACTAGAACTAATAAGGAGGAAAACCTTTCTCTAAGCTTCCAATGTGGGACAACCACATTTCCATTCACATTTCCATTTTATTCACATTTTCTCTAACAATCCCTCACATGAATGAAATTTATGCATGTATGCGGATCCACTTGAAAGTTATTTTGAACTATTATTGCATCGGGAAAGGTAGCTTTTGGCTTTGAACCTTCCGTAGTAAAATACTATCGGATTTACTAGTTGCTTGGTGACGTGATGTCTTGAACCATTCAACCGTTTATGTAAACCAAGTCAACAACATTTACACAACAATAGCTCTAACATATTTTGTTCTCATGTTGTGTCCGTTTCGGCCCTGGACCATATCTTAGATTCATAAGTGTTCTTGAAGCGGCCATCACTACGCACTTATATAGGTGATCTCCTATCAAGAGTATCCTGCCATACTCTACCTCTTAGGTATAGGAATCATTAAAAATTTTAACCTCACCACATGTTGCAGGTACATTTTACTTGGACGTTTTAGGAATGAGCCTTCATTGTTTTCAAGTGTTCAACCAATGTTTATAACTTATTTTTCCCATTGAACCAAGGTTTTGGGATCTCCAATTCACAAGGTTGGGTTACCGCTATaaccatttttattttttggcaTTCAAGCCCATTCCCCTTGTTAGTTTATACAATTGATCTCGATTTATACATTTAGTAAACGGATCCGCTAGATTTTCCTTTGATTTCACATATTCAACAGAAATAACCCCATTTGAGATCAATTGTCTTATGGTATTATGTCTTCGACGAATATGTCGAGACTTACCATTGTACATACTGCTTTGTGCTCTTCCTATTGCTGATTGACTATCACAATGAATAACAATAGAAGACACTGGTTTATTCTAACAAGGAATATCTTCTAGGAAGTTTCTTAGCCACTCGGCTTCTTCTCCTGCTTTGTCCAAAGCAATAAACTCGGATTCCATCGTGGATCGAGCTATGCATGTTTGCCTAGAAGATTTCCATGACACCGCTCCTCCACCAATCGTGAACACATATCCACTTGTGGACTTGGAGTCTTTTGTGTCAGATATCCAATTTGCATCACAATATCCTTCCAATACTGCTGGATATTTCGTATATACCAATCTAAAGTTCAtggtgtattttaaatatcCAAGCACTCTCCTCACGTCTTTCCAATGATCCTTATTTGGATTACTTGTAAACCTACTTAACTTGTTTACAGAATACGCAAGATCTGGTCGGGTACAATTAGTCAAGTACATTATACTACCGATTATCCTGGCATATTCTAGTTGATCAATAGGTTATCCTCGATTCTTTGCTAAATGAACACCCAAATCTAAAGGTGTTCTTGCCGAAGGATTGTCGAGTGCCTTGAACCTTTCAAGAACCTTTTCAACATAATGAGTTTGTGATAATATAATTCCTTCAGAATTCCTAGAGATTTTAATTCCTGATATTATATCACATAACCCCAAGTCTTTCATatcaaaatgttttttcaacatTTTCTTAGTATTTATGATCAACTCAGTGATCATTTCCCATGATTAACATGTCATCTACATAAAGGCAAACAATTACATATACATTTTCATTTCCTTTAATGTAGACGCACTTGTCACACTCattgattttgaaatcatttGATATCATTGTGGTATCAAATTTTTCATGCCACTGTTTAGGTGCTTGTTTGAGTCCGTATAGGGACTTGACAAGTTTACACATCTTTTTCTCTTGCCCCGGTACAACAAACCCCTCGGGTTGTtccatatagatttcttcttccaaTACTCCATTTAGAAAGGCtgttttaacatccatttgatgaaTCTCAAGGTCAT
Encoded here:
- the LOC140835859 gene encoding uncharacterized protein, whose product is MEENVDLLFIGTRLVKEERLVPDVIEETAELDATANDIPRETFDVKGYSTFYFISSSGNVVQYDGDRTKDDMVDFIQKHRNTVAKQRSYEVGTGSSYIHAHSFTLRCFLQKNSPSMKIIFSPAKTKMTNRGGSSSSPLHNVLKQIGGLKSLNSSRWYMWLEFRCSRGSIRKYQS